The following coding sequences lie in one Lolium perenne isolate Kyuss_39 chromosome 2, Kyuss_2.0, whole genome shotgun sequence genomic window:
- the LOC127333348 gene encoding uncharacterized protein translates to MPRSPSPSLSPSPSPERTYPARRRAGVLPSRCRSPSPPPRRSLRPRRAAAASSRPLVDDFFPFPSSPSSSPPRPQHRRAPSPEPSSSDSDGSAVAGSSASDRRRRKLKLVVKLSQLPPDQQQRRAPPPPPFSDSSDGDDQPAADRTRGEEQVKPPKKRRIELRDDRSRNNEGAGRSDAASAPRTKRLPVPGMARTTPLPDRQTLDMILDKLQKKDTYGVFAEPVDLEELPDYGDVIEHPMDFGTVKRKLARNAYRSFEQFEDDVFLICSNAMLYNAPDTVYFRQAHSIQELARKKFQELRDEGIPTENQVKSEQKVKPIPSNRGPVKKTVLTYSDDDLDFLIRKEQIKRPIAKISGDDMSFKDQVKKPVSRNSENISSFHKERVTKPIFRNSENDLSSSFHKEHVKKPLSRNSEDDRSSSFRQVKVRKAISRNSEDDRSSSLHHVRVKKDISRSSENERSSSLPIQKVKKPTPRISKDDLSSRKTLIRKPVCRKGEEPDCSSRTDAFENPVCKKGEDLSLSPEKLVEEPICRSGDDLGNSSQKESPRQPICKDEQADLGYSCDEEIVKKPDCMDSQDALGSNVSPETIVSAGNGSDGLSVSQANGAEPLECALANGSSDKDISSPVDEVRSEKTDDVSARDHSAKISLKSFVVDETRRKTYHALEDQRSSDSDPTFDVFCAEPKELISVGLHSEHSYARSLARFAGSLGARGWKIASERIQQTLPAEVRFGRGWVGEYEPPLTPILAVQDQLRSQVSSDANIQRKTSFPRDNERLRPKESTNPKDMSLSLLNRITTVSNVIGVSGSLESPEYKPRLLDVTTEPQQRNTDASTLHEKHRASRNVVKTKRPTGEQVRKGRHSSNARPPEVQPQRSECSKGASSSVLDMPAVNKMAGQPAPFFQPAEAVRIQQMKKSDLSKSAHPLEMAPQRLECPKSATSGVHDMLSQNNSNGHPKPFFQSQEAAASQPKSEATWVYHGRPGDAKFGTSEKSRPMNNIGFITKNPVNGNGFAMNASAQNSIIDHAKSMGAMPGQVNVPNRGFDPSRSVFSAFPPAARESQSIPSAPVAQSWISFGASSESKPTIVSPNFHDSSSGWKMPFANLRTSDEPKISAAPQFFRQPVQVSREIPGQNKGLVIFPQLVQTDFSRSQGQPQWQGLVPHMQQKPNMDMLRPDLNIGFSSPGSPPARQSTGINLEAQQPDLALQL, encoded by the exons ATGCCgcggtcgccgtcgccgtcgctgtcgccgtcgccgtcgccggagaggacCTACCCCGCGCGCAGGAGGGCAGGCGTCCTGCCGTCGCGCTGCCGCTCGCCgtccccgccgccgcgccgctccctccggccgcgccgcgccgccgccgcgtcctcgcgCCCGCTAGTGGACGACTTCTTCCCCTTCCCTTCCTCGCCCTCCTCGTCGCCGCCTCGCCCGCAGCACCGGAGGGCGCCGTCGCCGGAGCCGTCCAGCTCCGATTCGGACGGCAGCGCCGTGGCCGGCTCCTCCGCCTCGGACCGCCGCCGGCGCAAGCTCAAGCTCGTCGTCAAGCTCTCCCAGCTTCCCCCGGACCAGCAGCAGCGCCGGGCCCCACCCCCGCCTCCCTTCTCGGACTCGTCCGACGGGGACGACCAGCCGGCTGCCGACCGCACCCGCGGCGAGGAGCAGGTCAAGCCGCCCAAGAAGCGCCGGATCGAGTTACGCGACGACAGATCTCGCAACAACGAG GGAGCTGGGAGGAGCGACGCTGCCAGCGCGCCAAGGACCAAGCGCCTCCCGGTACCAG GGATGGCAAGGACCACGCCGCTGCCGGATCGGCAGACGCTGGATATGATCCTCGACAAGCTGCAAAA GAAGGATACGTACGGCGTGTTTGCTGAGCCGGTGGATCTTGAGGAG CTGCCCGACTACGGCGATGTGATCGAGCACCCAATGGACTTTGGTACCGTCAAGAGGAAGCTTGCCAGGAATGCGTATCGCTCATTCGAGCAATTCGAG GATGATGTCTTCTTAATTTGCAGCAACGCCATGCTGTACAATGCGCCTGATACAGTTTACTTCAGACAG GCCCATTCCATACAAGAGCTGGCAAGAAAGAAGTTTCAAGAACTGAGAGATGAAGGCATACCTACAGAAAACCAAGTAAAGAGTGAACAGAAAGTTAAACCTATTCCAAGCAATAGAGGACCAGTTAAAAAGACTGTATTGACATATTCGGATGATGATCTAGATTTCTTGATCCGCAAAGAGCAAATCAAGAGACCAATTGCCAAAATTTCAGGAGATGATATGAGCTTCAAAGATCAAGTCAAGAAACCTGTCTCTAGGAATTCAGAGAACATAAGTTCGTTCCACAAAGAGCGAGTTACCAAACCGATATTCAGAAATTCAGAGAATGATTTGAGTTCCTCATTCCACAAAGAGCATGTTAAGAAACCCCTTTCCAGAAATTCAGAGGATGATCGAAGTTCTTCATTCCGACAAGTGAAAGTCAGGAAAGCCATTTCGAGAAATTCAGAGGATGATCGAAGTTCCTCACTCCACCATGTGCGAGTTAAGAAAGACATTTCAAGAAGTTCAGAAAATGAACGAAGCTCCTCTTTGCCCATACAGAAAGTCAAGAAACCCACGCCCCGGATTTCAAAAGATGACTTATCGTCCCGGAAGACACTCATTAGGAAGCCAGTGTGCAGAAAGGGAGAAGAGCCAGATTGCTCATCCCGCACAGATGCATTTGAGAACCCTGTTTGCAAGAAGGGAGAAGATCTAAGCTTATCCCCAGAAAAGCTTGTTGAGGAGCCCATTTGCAGATCCGGAGATGACTTGGGCAACTCAAGCCAAAAAGAGTCGCCTAGGCAGCCTATTTGCAAAGATGAGCAAGCTGATCTAGGTTACTCCTGTGATGAAGAGATCGTTAAGAAGCCAGACTGCATGGATAGCCAAGATGCACTGGGTTCAAATGTCTCTCCTGAAACCATTGTTTCTGCCGGAAATGGCTCTGATGGTTTAAGCGTATCACAGGCTAATGGTGCTGAGCCCCTAGAATGTGCCTTAGCTAATGGGTCTTCGGACAAAGATATCAGTTCTCCGGTAGACGAGGTCAGATCTGAGAAGACTGACGATGTTTCAG CCAGAGATCATTCAGCAAAGATTAGCCTCAAGTCGTTTGTGGTTGATGAGACTAGACGAAAAACTTACCATGCACTTGAAGACCAGCGTTCATCGGATTCTGACCCAACTTTTGATGTCTTCTGCGCGGAGCCAAAAGAGCTGATAAGT GTTGGGCTTCATTCTGAGCATTCGTACGCAAGAAGTTTGGCCCGTTTTGCTGGTTCACTTGGTGCCCGAGGCTGGAAAATAGCTTCTGAGCGCATTCAGCAGACATTGCCTGCTGAAGTGAGGTTTGGCCGTGGTTGGGTTGGAGAATATGAGCCACCATTAACACCTATTCTTGCTGTGCAAGATCAATTACGAAGTCAGGTTAGCTCTGATGCGAATATTCAAAGGAAAACTTCATTCCCCAGAGATAATGAAAGACTCAGACCAAAAGAAAGCACTAATCCGAAGGATATGAGTTTGAGTCTACTTAATCGGATAACCACTGTCAGTAACGTAATTGGTGTGTCTGGTTCACTTGAGAGTCCAGAATATAAGCCAAGATTATTAGATGTTACTACTGAACCCCAACAGAGGAACACTGACGCCTCAACACTGCACGAGAAACATAGAGCGTCGAGAAATGTTGTGAAAACGAAAAGACCAACCGGTGAACAAGTTAGGAAAGGCAGGCACTCGTCCAACGCCCGCCCTCCTGAAGTGCAACCACAGAGATCTGAATGTTCAAAAGGAGCTTCTTCTAGTGTGCTTGATATGCCTGCTGTGAACAAAATGGCTGGCCAGCCTGCACCTTTTTTCCAACCAGCAGAAGCAGTGAGAATTCAGCAAATGAAAAAAAGTGACCTGTCTAAAAGCGCCCACCCTCTTGAAATGGCACCTCAGAGGCTTGAGTGTCCAAAAAGTGCTACTTCTGGTGTTCATGATATGCTTTCCCAAAACAACAGTAATGGGCATCCAAAACCCTTTTTCCAGTCACAAGAAGCAGCTGCATCACAGCCCAAAAGTGAAGCTACATGGGTGTACCATGGAAGACCTGGTGATGCAAAGTTTGGGACTTCTGAGAAAAGCAGACCAATGAACAACATTGGATTCATCACCAAAAATCCAGTAAATGGCAACGGCTTTGCCATGAATGCGAGCGCACAGAATAGTATCATAGACCATGCCAAGTCAATGGGTGCAATGCCTGGCCAAGTAAATGTACCAAACCGAGGGTTTGACCCTTCTCGGAGTGTTTTCTCTGCATTTCCACCAGCTGCTAGGGAGAGCCAGAGCATTCCATCTGCTCCTGTTGCTCAATCTTGGATCTCATTTGGTGCTTCATCAGAGAGCAAACCAACCATTGTGAGTCCAAATTTTCATGACAGTAGTTCTGGCTGGAAGATGCCATTTGCAAATCTTCGTACTTCCGATGAACCAAAGATAAGTGCTGCCCCTCAGTTCTTTCGACAACCTGTTCAGGTTTCTAGAGAAATTCCAGGTCAAAACAAGGGCTTGGTAATATTCCCACAGCTGGTCCAGACAGATTTCTCAAGATCACAGGGCCAGCCTCAATGGCAAGGGCTGGTTCCCCACATGCAACAGAAGCCAAACATGGATATGCTCCGTCCAGACTTGAACATTGGGTTTTCATCTCCAGGTTCACCACCAGCTCGACAGTCCACTGGCATCAATTTGGAAGCACAACAGCCAGACCTTGCTTTGCAGTTATAA